ATTGAGACCCATATCATTGATAAAAAAATAGAATATTCTATCGAAGCAGTGCGAATCTATTTTGTGCAATTTTTGCGTGATAATAAAAAGTTTAACTCCCTTTTGCAACTCAAAGAGCAGATACAAAAAGATATCCAAATGGCAAAAGAGGTTATATGCGGCTGATTGTACTTCTTTTTGTTTCACTCTTTCTTTTTGCGCAAACAAAATATACTAATGACCTTATCTACGAAGAGTCACCCTATTTACGGCAGCATGCACACAATCCTGTGCATTGGCTGCCTTGGGGTAAAAAAGCTTTTGAATTGGCCAAAAAACTTGACAAACCGATATTTCTTTCTATTGGATATAGCACTTGCCACTGGTGTCATGTGATGGAGAAAGAATCCTTTGAGAATGAGGCAATTGCAGAGCTGATTAATCGATATTATGTGCCCATAAAAGTAGATAAAGAGGAAAGACCAGATTTAGATAAGTTTTACCAGAGCGTTTTTGCAGTAATGCATCATAGAAGCGGTGGTTGGCCCTTAACAATCATTATGACGCCTGACAAAAAACCATACTTTAGCGCAACATATATCCCACCCGAAGATGGATATGGGGTAGAGGGCATGACAACTATTTTGCCAAAGTATGCCGCTTTGTATCATGAGCAAAAGCAAAGAGTGCAAAGAAGAGGTGAAGCGGTACTCAAACTTGTGGATAAGGTGATGCACGCAACACTCAATCCCGTCCGGCTTGATAAAACTTTGGCTTTGAAAGCGCTAAAAGAGGCTGAAAAAGATTTTGATCCTGTTTATGGAGGATTTTCCAAAAGAGTCAAATTTCCTGAGAGTTCAACCATTCTAATGCTTTTAGACATCTATCAGCTAACAGATAAAGAAAATGCTTTGAAGATGGCAATGAAAAGTTTGGATGCTATGGCAAAAGGAGGAATTTTTGATCAAATTGAGGGTGCTTTTTTTAGATACAGTACTAGAAGAGACTGGTCAGCGCCCCATTTTGAAAAGATGCTCTATACCAATGCAGAGCTAATCCGTGTCTATACAAAAGCCTATACAATTACCAAAAAGCCCTTGTATAAAGAGGTGGTGCAGCGTACCATCAAAGAGATTGATCATAGATTCGGTCATGATGGACTCTATTTTAGCGCAAGCGATGCCGATACAAAAGGAGAAGAGGGTGGCTATTTTTTGTTTCGATATGAAGATACGTTGAGAGCTTTACAGAAAGCTGGAGTAAAAAATCCAAAAAAGGAGCTTGAAAATCTTTCAATCGAGCCAAATGGAAACTTTGATGGAGAATATTCCAATCCGATAAAATGTGGAAACGTCTCTTCAAAAACGTTACGTGTGCTTCAACGTTTGCGAAAACAAAGAGAATACCCATTTATTGATCAAAAGATCATTACTGCATGGAATGCAATGTATATCGAAGCAAAAATGAAAAGCTTTATTTTTGACAAAAGATATAAAGATGAAGCGATTCAATCGCTGAATAGATTGATACAAACGATGTGGATTGATGGTGAGCTTTTCCATCAAAAACTCCCCCATTCCAAGCCAAAACGAAAAGCATTGTTAGAAGATTATGCCTATCTTATAAAAGCGCTTACAACCGCGTATATGCTAAGTTTCAATGAAAAATATCTTGAACTTGCTGTGAAACTTTTTAAAAAAGCAAAAGCCAAATTTTACAAAGGCGGGATTTGGTATATGGATGCTCGAAAAAGCGTTGCTGCAACGATTGATGACAGTTACTACAGCTCACCCCTTGCAGTTCTTTACCATGCGATGCTAGATTTGGCACTGCTTACATATGATTTGAGGTTGTACGATTTTGCAAAAAAGAGTATTGATGGAGTATCAGCTTTGATTCATGCAAATCCTGCAAACTATCCTACTGCAACCCTAGCGGCATTGAGGGTGGAGTTTGGAGATGTTGTTATAAAATCGAACAAGAATGTTTTACAAAAAGTACTCAAGAAAATTGCTTTCATTTCCTATCCGTTTCTCCTTGATAAGAAGGAAAATTTGAAAGGATTTGAAGCTTGCACTGTTCAGACATGTTTTATACAAAGTGATCATTTTGAAGATATTGTCAAAGCTATAGAACAAAGAGTTTTGACGAAAGAGCATCAGGGAGGATGGTTTTTTGGAAAAAGATAAAGTTTTTGCAAAGCCTATAAAAAAGAGATTTGAGTTTGATGAAGAGGTCGCGAGTGTTTTTGATGATATGATAGCAAGGTCCGTGCCCTTTTATAAAGAGAATATGGCGTTGGTGCGAGATATTGTACTTAAAAATGTCAAAAAAAATGATAGGGTTTATGATCTTGGATGCTCTACAGGATCATTATTGATTGATATTGCAAAAAAATCTCCTTATTCTTTGGAATTGATTGGGCTTGACAGCTCAGAAGCTATGCTGCAACGAGCACGTCATAAAGCAAAAGCTTTTGGAGTCGATATCGATTTTCAAAAAGCTGACATTGTCCAGTATAGCTATAAACCGGCCAAAATTTTTATAAGTAACTATACGCTACAATTTATCAGACCTCTAAAACGAGAGCCTTTGGTTCAAAAGATTTATGATTCTTTAGTAGAGGATGGTATTTTCATTTTTAGTGAAAAAATAATCAGTCCGGATAAAAAGCTGGACAAGCAGCTTCTTGATATCTATTTTGAATTTAAGAGAAAACAAGGATATAGCGATTTTGAAATAGCGCAAAAACGCGAGGCTTTGGAGAATGTTTTGGTGCCCTATACACTTGAAGAGAATATGGAAATGGTCAAAAAGTGTGGATTTGGCTTTGTGGAGCCGGTATTTCGATGGGCTAACTTTGTGACGTTTGTAGCTATCAAAAGAGAGACGATATGAGAAAAAAATTTAATTATATGCTCATTGTATTTGTTGTGTCTGTTTTTATACCTGTTGCAATGCTGCTCGTGTATAGTTTTAGACATTTTTCCATAGATTTTTCCAAAGATAAGGCTTATGTAATTGCCAAACTAACACGTGATGGGTTGACGACCCATATGGAAAATGGCATTATGGATAAACGGGCAGAGTTTTTGGCAAAGATAAAAGAATTACGAGGAGTAAAAGAATTAAGAGTTTTGAGAAGCAAAAATGTTGATAAACAATTTGGAAAGAGTTTTGAGAGCTATCAAAAGTTATCACCATTAGAAAAAGAGGTGCTTCAAACAGGAAAAGAGAAAGATGAGCTTATAGAGGATGCAAACAAAGTAGAGCTCAAAGTAGTGATTCCTTATATTGCCTCTGCATACAATAAGCCAAATTGTCTAAAGTGCCATAAGGCAAAAGAGGGTGAAGTTTTAGGTGCAATTAGCATGGATTTTGATATTACTGATGTAAGAGATTATGTTATAGGAATTATTTTAAAAATAGTAGCCATTATTTTAATTTTAACTATTATTGCGCTCTTTTTCCTAAATAGACATCTTAATGCTTATATAACATTTTTTGAAAATTTGAAAAATGTTATGCGTCATGCGTATAATGGTGAGTATAACTATCGATTGCCGGCTTCAAATGAAAAAGAGATCCAAGAAGTTTTTAAATGGATTAATACCTTAATGGATAAAATCGAAAATAACCTTCAAAGAATTGCAACGGCGGTACATAGTTTCGTTCACTATAACAGCAAGAAAAAAGATCCACTTCATATGGTAACAGATCTTGTAGAGGAGTTAAGCAATATTTATAACTTTAAAAATATCATTGAC
This region of Nitratiruptor sp. YY08-10 genomic DNA includes:
- a CDS encoding thioredoxin domain-containing protein yields the protein MRLIVLLFVSLFLFAQTKYTNDLIYEESPYLRQHAHNPVHWLPWGKKAFELAKKLDKPIFLSIGYSTCHWCHVMEKESFENEAIAELINRYYVPIKVDKEERPDLDKFYQSVFAVMHHRSGGWPLTIIMTPDKKPYFSATYIPPEDGYGVEGMTTILPKYAALYHEQKQRVQRRGEAVLKLVDKVMHATLNPVRLDKTLALKALKEAEKDFDPVYGGFSKRVKFPESSTILMLLDIYQLTDKENALKMAMKSLDAMAKGGIFDQIEGAFFRYSTRRDWSAPHFEKMLYTNAELIRVYTKAYTITKKPLYKEVVQRTIKEIDHRFGHDGLYFSASDADTKGEEGGYFLFRYEDTLRALQKAGVKNPKKELENLSIEPNGNFDGEYSNPIKCGNVSSKTLRVLQRLRKQREYPFIDQKIITAWNAMYIEAKMKSFIFDKRYKDEAIQSLNRLIQTMWIDGELFHQKLPHSKPKRKALLEDYAYLIKALTTAYMLSFNEKYLELAVKLFKKAKAKFYKGGIWYMDARKSVAATIDDSYYSSPLAVLYHAMLDLALLTYDLRLYDFAKKSIDGVSALIHANPANYPTATLAALRVEFGDVVIKSNKNVLQKVLKKIAFISYPFLLDKKENLKGFEACTVQTCFIQSDHFEDIVKAIEQRVLTKEHQGGWFFGKR
- the cmoA gene encoding carboxy-S-adenosyl-L-methionine synthase CmoA, which codes for MEKDKVFAKPIKKRFEFDEEVASVFDDMIARSVPFYKENMALVRDIVLKNVKKNDRVYDLGCSTGSLLIDIAKKSPYSLELIGLDSSEAMLQRARHKAKAFGVDIDFQKADIVQYSYKPAKIFISNYTLQFIRPLKREPLVQKIYDSLVEDGIFIFSEKIISPDKKLDKQLLDIYFEFKRKQGYSDFEIAQKREALENVLVPYTLEENMEMVKKCGFGFVEPVFRWANFVTFVAIKRETI